One genomic window of Paenibacillus xylanilyticus includes the following:
- a CDS encoding GNAT family N-acetyltransferase yields MHHDYVIKSNKFILTPVTEADIELMRGWRNSPLNHSSFLTNNYIDMDQQKRWFENYLQKTNDIMFIVKDLEDSGKRVGMLGLYDIDNDKKRAEFGRLLIGEPSTRGKGLGLAVTLNLCKFGFQILELDEIYLEVITDNVTAHKIYKKAGFLETERYLINGREIIEMSLFKENF; encoded by the coding sequence GTGCACCACGACTATGTAATCAAAAGTAATAAGTTTATCTTAACACCAGTGACAGAAGCAGACATTGAGTTGATGAGGGGATGGAGAAACTCCCCTCTTAATCACTCCAGTTTTCTGACTAATAATTATATTGATATGGATCAGCAAAAGAGATGGTTTGAGAACTATTTACAGAAAACAAACGATATTATGTTTATAGTTAAAGATCTCGAAGACTCAGGTAAAAGAGTAGGGATGCTTGGCTTATATGATATTGATAATGACAAAAAAAGAGCCGAATTTGGTAGATTGTTGATAGGCGAACCCTCGACTCGTGGAAAAGGCTTAGGATTAGCTGTCACCCTTAACTTATGTAAATTCGGTTTTCAAATTTTAGAGCTAGATGAAATATATTTAGAGGTAATCACAGACAATGTAACAGCGCATAAAATTTATAAAAAGGCTGGTTTCCTGGAAACTGAAAGATACTTAATCAATGGTAGAGAAATTATTGAAATGTCCTTGTTTAAGGAGAACTTTTAA